One Mycobacterium kubicae genomic window carries:
- a CDS encoding PPE family protein yields the protein MDFGALPPEINSARMYTGAGAEPLLTASAAWDELATELHAAASAYSSAIASLTSGPWLGSAAISAAAAATPYAAWMRATAEQAEQAAAQAKAAVAAYETAYAATVPPLVVTANRTLLSLLVATNFFGQNSPAIAATEAHYSEMWAQDAAAMFGYAGSSSAASTLTPFEAPPQVTEPAAVAAQATAVSEATGESGATQTTLASLVNSVPTALQNMATPTAASASPLPSGLGTLPTGSTTDMANLIMLSTTPIYGLSGLLSIAQSLQGMASTAAQQVTADVAGVAADAAGAAEAATEGLGGGVLSSLGQAARLGSLSVPATWTSVIPTSHFGALSSALPGGSLNGGVGTVPPSLLGGLPRTAAASGPAPGPRYGLVPTVMAQPPSAGYGDF from the coding sequence ATGGATTTTGGGGCGTTACCACCGGAGATCAACTCGGCGCGGATGTACACCGGCGCGGGCGCAGAACCGTTGCTGACCGCGTCGGCGGCCTGGGATGAGTTGGCCACCGAATTGCACGCAGCGGCCTCGGCGTATTCGTCGGCGATCGCCAGCTTGACCAGCGGGCCCTGGCTCGGGTCGGCCGCGATCTCCGCAGCGGCGGCGGCCACGCCGTATGCCGCGTGGATGAGGGCGACGGCCGAACAGGCCGAGCAGGCCGCCGCCCAGGCCAAGGCCGCGGTGGCGGCATACGAGACCGCCTACGCCGCGACCGTGCCACCGCTGGTCGTCACGGCCAACCGGACCTTGCTGTCATTGCTGGTCGCAACCAACTTCTTCGGTCAGAACTCCCCGGCCATCGCCGCCACCGAAGCCCATTACAGCGAGATGTGGGCCCAGGACGCCGCCGCCATGTTCGGCTACGCCGGCAGCTCTTCGGCGGCGTCGACGCTGACGCCGTTCGAGGCTCCGCCGCAGGTCACCGAACCGGCGGCGGTGGCCGCTCAAGCCACCGCGGTCTCCGAAGCGACGGGTGAATCGGGGGCGACGCAAACCACGCTGGCATCGCTGGTCAACTCGGTGCCCACGGCCCTGCAGAACATGGCTACGCCGACGGCCGCCAGCGCCAGCCCGCTGCCCTCCGGGCTGGGCACGCTGCCCACCGGCTCCACCACCGACATGGCGAACCTGATCATGTTGAGCACCACGCCGATCTATGGGCTGTCCGGATTGCTCAGCATCGCCCAGAGCCTGCAGGGTATGGCCAGCACCGCAGCCCAGCAGGTGACGGCAGACGTGGCCGGTGTGGCCGCAGACGCGGCCGGAGCCGCCGAAGCCGCGACCGAAGGACTCGGCGGCGGGGTGTTGAGCAGCCTGGGACAAGCCGCCCGGCTCGGCTCACTGTCCGTGCCTGCTACCTGGACCAGCGTGATCCCGACCTCGCACTTCGGCGCCCTCAGCTCGGCGCTGCCCGGCGGCAGTCTCAACGGCGGCGTGGGAACCGTGCCGCCAAGTCTGCTGGGCGGGCTGCCGCGCACGGCCGCAGCGTCCGGACCTGCGCCCGGTCCGCGGTACGGCCTGGTGCCGACGGTGATGGCTCAGCCGCCGTCGGCCGGCTACGGGGACTTCTAA
- a CDS encoding sugar transferase: protein MVLTPHPPGIPQLNVNSRWQQRYSRRLLLTDSVIVCAAVTLAQYVRFGDEPTTSGYPGPVMTLFSCLFALLWLSSISIFHTRSTRIIGTGIDEYRRIASASFSTFGVIAMVTLLAKIDLARGYLAVALPVGTCGLLVSRHLWRKQVWRMRARGQYQTMVLAVGDRRGVSNLAQELIRNPKDGYVVVAVCIPGYGPPRGEILTVAGQDIPILGDENAAVAAIAACGADTVAVTRSEHFGVQDIRGLMWQLETMDVDLVVSPGVMDVAGARLTVRPIAGFPLLHVEKPQYEGAQRFQKRAFDFCFALAALVLTSPLLLAAALWIKLTSKGPVFYRAERIGLDGEPFTMLKFRTMVVGADQQVDRLLPLNQGAGGMLFKIHRDPRVTPVGRILRRFSVDELPQFINVLKRDMSVVGPRPPLRREVENYDGEVKRRLLVKPGITGLWQVSGRSDLSWEDSVRLDLSYVDNWSMAGDLVIIARTLKAVLASDGAY, encoded by the coding sequence ATGGTGCTTACCCCGCATCCGCCGGGGATACCGCAGCTCAACGTCAATTCCCGTTGGCAGCAACGGTACTCGCGGCGCTTACTGCTCACCGATTCGGTGATCGTGTGTGCTGCGGTGACGCTGGCGCAATACGTCCGATTCGGTGACGAGCCGACCACGTCGGGATACCCGGGTCCGGTCATGACGCTGTTCTCGTGTCTGTTTGCGCTGCTGTGGCTTTCGTCGATCTCGATTTTCCACACCCGATCGACGCGCATCATCGGCACCGGCATCGACGAGTACCGGCGCATCGCCAGCGCCTCCTTTTCCACCTTCGGGGTCATCGCGATGGTCACCCTGCTCGCCAAGATCGACTTGGCCCGCGGCTATCTGGCGGTGGCACTGCCCGTCGGCACCTGCGGTTTGCTGGTCAGCCGCCACTTGTGGCGCAAGCAGGTGTGGCGGATGCGTGCTCGCGGCCAATACCAGACCATGGTGTTGGCGGTCGGTGACCGGCGCGGAGTCTCCAATCTCGCCCAGGAACTCATCCGCAACCCGAAGGACGGCTACGTCGTCGTCGCCGTCTGCATTCCCGGGTACGGCCCGCCTCGCGGCGAAATACTTACCGTGGCAGGACAAGACATCCCCATCCTGGGTGACGAGAACGCGGCGGTAGCCGCGATTGCAGCGTGTGGCGCCGACACCGTGGCGGTCACCCGCAGCGAGCACTTCGGGGTGCAGGACATCCGAGGGCTGATGTGGCAGCTCGAGACGATGGATGTCGATCTGGTGGTGTCCCCCGGCGTCATGGATGTCGCCGGCGCCCGGCTGACCGTGCGCCCCATCGCCGGATTTCCGCTGTTGCATGTCGAAAAACCGCAATACGAAGGGGCGCAACGCTTTCAGAAGCGGGCCTTCGACTTCTGTTTTGCGCTGGCCGCGCTCGTCCTGACGTCCCCGCTGCTGCTGGCCGCCGCCCTGTGGATCAAGCTGACCAGCAAAGGCCCGGTGTTCTACCGCGCCGAACGCATCGGCCTGGACGGCGAGCCCTTCACCATGCTCAAGTTCCGGACCATGGTGGTCGGCGCAGATCAGCAGGTCGACCGGCTGCTGCCGCTCAATCAGGGCGCCGGCGGCATGCTGTTCAAGATTCACCGGGATCCGCGGGTGACACCCGTCGGCAGAATACTGCGCCGGTTCAGCGTCGACGAGTTGCCGCAATTCATCAACGTCTTGAAGCGGGACATGAGCGTCGTCGGGCCCCGGCCGCCGTTGCGGCGGGAAGTGGAGAACTACGACGGTGAGGTGAAGCGGCGGTTGTTGGTGAAGCCGGGCATCACCGGGTTGTGGCAAGTCAGCGGGCGCTCGGACCTGTCCTGGGAGGACTCGGTGCGGCTCGATCTGTCCTACGTCGACAACTGGTCGATGGCAGGGGATTTGGTGATCATCGCCCGCACGCTGAAGGCGGTTTTGGCCAGCGACGGGGCATATTAG
- a CDS encoding PIG-L deacetylase family protein — translation MMEFASRIDSVAAIGAHCDDILIGAGAMLMEMARSNPNLVVHALVLTGAGSEREPEEKNAFATFLPRTDVRLTVADLPDSRLPEHWGAVKQRLAAFRRECEPGLVLGPQRNDYHQDHRLIAELIPTEFRAHLVLGYEILKWESDLPNTSVYVPVSKEAAYRKARLLGQCYPSQAGRDWFDEESFLGLMRVRGVQSRAHYAEAFVLEKAVLDPFSARGRWRGSV, via the coding sequence ATGATGGAGTTCGCGTCCCGCATCGATTCGGTTGCGGCCATCGGTGCCCATTGTGACGACATCCTCATCGGTGCCGGCGCCATGTTGATGGAGATGGCCCGGAGCAATCCGAATCTTGTTGTGCACGCGCTGGTCTTGACCGGCGCCGGCAGCGAGCGGGAACCCGAGGAGAAGAACGCGTTCGCCACGTTCCTGCCCCGCACCGACGTTCGGCTCACGGTCGCCGACCTGCCTGATAGCCGCCTGCCCGAGCACTGGGGAGCGGTGAAGCAACGACTCGCCGCGTTCCGTCGCGAGTGCGAGCCGGGTTTGGTGCTCGGTCCCCAGCGCAACGACTACCACCAGGATCACCGCCTGATCGCCGAGCTCATTCCGACCGAGTTCCGTGCGCACCTCGTCCTGGGTTACGAAATCCTCAAGTGGGAGTCCGACCTACCCAATACTTCTGTCTACGTGCCGGTTTCGAAGGAAGCGGCATACCGCAAGGCCAGACTGCTGGGCCAGTGCTATCCCTCCCAGGCGGGACGGGACTGGTTCGACGAGGAATCTTTCCTCGGCCTGATGCGGGTGCGAGGGGTGCAAAGCCGCGCCCACTACGCCGAGGCATTTGTTTTGGAGAAAGCAGTGCTTGACCCCTTCTCCGCGCGGGGCCGCTGGAGAGGATCGGTATGA
- a CDS encoding glucose-1-phosphate cytidylyltransferase produces MKVVLFCGGYGMRMRSADGDLVPKPLQMVGPRPLLWHVMRYYAHYGHTEFILCLGYGQGMIKDFFLNYRETESNNFVMRGGHVELLDSDMSEWTITFVDTGLESPIGERLRRVRNHLGDDPYFLANYADVLTDAPLDTMIERFHAQGAAASMLVVPPQSSFHCVDVSTGGDIKEIAPIAKFPIWVNGGYFVLSQEVIDLIPENGDLVGDACMTLAGTGRLLGYEHDGFWKPADTFKERAELDADYNRGIRPWAVWETAQATGRSA; encoded by the coding sequence ATGAAGGTCGTACTCTTCTGCGGCGGCTACGGCATGCGAATGCGCAGCGCGGATGGGGACCTGGTGCCCAAGCCGCTGCAAATGGTCGGGCCCCGGCCGCTGCTGTGGCACGTCATGCGGTACTACGCCCACTACGGGCACACCGAGTTCATCCTGTGCCTGGGTTATGGCCAGGGGATGATCAAGGACTTCTTCCTCAACTATCGGGAGACGGAGTCGAACAACTTCGTCATGCGCGGCGGTCACGTCGAGTTACTCGACTCGGACATGTCGGAGTGGACCATCACTTTCGTCGACACCGGCTTGGAGTCACCGATCGGCGAACGGCTGCGGCGGGTGCGCAACCACCTGGGCGACGACCCGTACTTCCTGGCCAACTATGCCGACGTGCTGACCGACGCGCCCCTGGACACGATGATCGAGCGGTTCCACGCTCAGGGCGCCGCGGCGTCCATGCTCGTCGTGCCACCGCAGTCGTCATTTCACTGCGTCGATGTCAGCACCGGCGGTGACATCAAGGAGATCGCGCCGATCGCCAAGTTCCCGATCTGGGTGAACGGTGGCTACTTCGTGCTCAGCCAGGAAGTCATCGACCTGATTCCCGAAAACGGTGACCTGGTGGGCGATGCCTGCATGACGCTGGCCGGAACCGGGCGCCTGCTGGGCTACGAACACGACGGCTTCTGGAAACCGGCCGACACCTTCAAGGAACGCGCCGAACTCGACGCCGACTACAACCGGGGCATCCGTCCCTGGGCGGTCTGGGAGACGGCTCAAGCCACGGGTCGGTCGGCATGA
- a CDS encoding WecB/TagA/CpsF family glycosyltransferase, producing the protein MTQHTVPTSAVRMVVSGSIVERCETDEVLSIIESRLATQSSHGLAVGSVNLDHLHHFRSVSAAPNGQLEWLLLADGMPIAWRGQLLTAKPWPRVTGADLLPAVLALAEQRGYRVGFLGGSVETHALLSTELPHRFPALVVSGMWAPSPSDLESRADTLVSAIRAAHTDVLIVSLGKPRQEQWVDQHGYATGAQVFLPCGGAIDFLAGKTRRAPQWMQRVGLEWLYRLTHEPRRLARRYLVQGPVAFLRAGRAQLICYPGVYYAGTARGHLETSGAAGRPA; encoded by the coding sequence ATGACCCAGCACACGGTACCCACCAGCGCGGTGCGCATGGTCGTCAGTGGGAGCATCGTCGAACGCTGCGAAACCGACGAAGTGCTGTCGATCATCGAATCCCGGCTGGCGACACAGTCTTCGCACGGATTGGCCGTCGGTTCGGTGAACCTCGACCACCTGCATCATTTCCGGTCGGTGAGCGCGGCGCCGAACGGCCAGTTGGAGTGGCTGTTGCTGGCCGACGGCATGCCCATCGCCTGGCGGGGCCAGCTGTTGACGGCCAAGCCCTGGCCCCGGGTCACCGGTGCCGACCTGCTGCCGGCCGTCTTGGCGCTGGCCGAACAGCGCGGTTATCGGGTCGGTTTCCTGGGCGGCAGCGTCGAGACTCACGCGTTGCTCAGTACCGAACTGCCACACCGCTTTCCCGCGCTGGTGGTCTCCGGGATGTGGGCGCCGAGTCCATCGGACCTGGAATCGCGTGCTGATACCCTCGTCTCGGCGATCCGCGCCGCGCACACCGACGTCCTCATCGTCAGTCTCGGCAAGCCACGCCAGGAGCAGTGGGTCGACCAGCACGGATACGCGACGGGCGCGCAGGTGTTCCTGCCCTGTGGCGGCGCGATCGACTTCCTGGCGGGCAAGACGCGCCGCGCGCCTCAGTGGATGCAGCGCGTTGGGCTGGAATGGCTCTACCGCCTGACGCACGAGCCGCGGCGCCTGGCCCGCCGGTACCTGGTGCAGGGTCCGGTGGCATTCTTGCGTGCCGGTCGCGCCCAACTGATCTGTTATCCGGGCGTCTACTACGCCGGCACCGCGCGGGGTCACCTCGAAACTTCCGGTGCTGCGGGGCGGCCGGCATGA
- the rfbC gene encoding dTDP-4-dehydrorhamnose 3,5-epimerase, with product MKYTPTNIAGVTIIDIEPHRDHRGFFSRIFCADEFSERGLISDVSQTSICMNHTRGTVRGLHRQLPPHAEAKLVRCIRGAIADVAVDVRPESPTYGKHVMVELSAENHRGLFIPPYIAHGFQTLTDDTEVLYQISGPYVPDSEQNFRWNEPEFGIAWPLPVTVISEKDASWPLLDSGLTAAESAQP from the coding sequence ATGAAGTACACACCCACCAACATCGCCGGCGTGACGATCATCGACATCGAACCGCACCGGGACCACCGCGGCTTCTTCTCCCGCATCTTCTGCGCCGACGAATTCAGCGAGCGCGGACTGATCTCTGATGTGTCGCAGACCAGTATCTGCATGAACCACACGCGGGGCACGGTGCGCGGTCTACACCGGCAACTTCCGCCGCATGCGGAGGCCAAGTTGGTGCGCTGCATCCGCGGCGCGATCGCCGACGTCGCCGTCGATGTCCGCCCGGAGTCACCCACCTACGGCAAGCATGTGATGGTGGAACTGAGTGCGGAGAACCACCGCGGATTGTTCATCCCTCCCTACATCGCGCACGGGTTTCAGACCCTGACCGACGACACCGAGGTGCTGTATCAGATCAGCGGTCCCTACGTTCCGGACAGTGAGCAGAACTTCCGTTGGAACGAACCGGAATTCGGCATCGCCTGGCCGCTACCGGTCACGGTCATCTCGGAGAAGGACGCCAGCTGGCCGCTGTTGGATTCGGGCTTGACCGCAGCCGAAAGCGCCCAGCCATGA